In Sphingomicrobium sediminis, the genomic window GAACGGCCTTGATGCCGGCCTTTTCCAGATAACCGATGACGCGGGCGGGCTCGTAGATGGTGGCGCAGTCGAGGTCGCTCACCTCTTCGCCGAGCAGGCCGTCGCGCACGGCGCCGCCGACGAACCGGATCGCATCCTGTTCGACATGCAGCGCTTCGAGCAGGCGCTCGACGCCCGGGCGGGCGGTGAGATCACGCACGTTCAACTTCATGTGTTCAGACGCCTCGACAGGTTGACGATCATGGCAGCGGTCGCGCCCCATATATCGTAATCTTGGTAATCGATGCGCCAGTAGCGCCGCTGGCGCCCTTTGTAGAGCACTTCTTCTTCGCGATGATGTTTCGGGTCGAGCAAGTGGCCCATCGGCACCTCGAACCAATGGTCGACCTCGGCCTCGTTGGCGACCAGCGGCAAATCGGGTTCGACGAGGCCGATGACGGGCAGGACATGGAAGCCGGTGCCGGTGACGTAGGGATCCATGGCGCCGACCAGTTTGACCTTGTCGCGAGGCAGGGCGATTTCTTCCTCGGCCTCGCGCAATGCTGCCTCGACCGCGGTTTCCCCACTATCGATGCGGCCGCCGGGGAAGCTGACCTGGCCGGCATGGTTGCGCATGTTGGCGTTGCGCTTGGTGAGGATGAAGCCGGGTCCCGGTACCGTGTCGACATGGCGATAGGTGATTGGCACCAGCACCGCGGCGGGCGTGGCATCGGGGGTTTCGTCGGGATCGAGATCGCCATGCAGCAAAGCGCGGCCTGTAGGCCGGTCCAGTGCGGCACGGAGTCGGTCGTAAAGAGGCATGATCCGATCAGTAAGGATCAGTCGAAGGCGAAGAAAGTGCCATCCGACCAAATGCCGGGCGGGTCGGCGCCTTCTTGAATCGCGATTTCGGCAAGCTCGTAATAAAGCGGGCGCTCGATCTCGGCTTCGAGCCGGCCGCGCACGAGCAGGCGTGGCGAGGGGCCGCGTTCGCCTTTGACCATGCGGATCGGATGGTCGGCATTGGCGATCAGCGCCTCGCCCGTATTGAGTTCGAAGCCGATGCGGCGTTTCTTGCCCTTGCCCTCATGTTTCATGACGACGGCGCGGAAGGGGAGGTGTTCGACCTCGATCGAGAGTTTCTCGACCGGCGTGACCAGCACGTAGCCGCCATCCTCCTCGCGCCGTAGGACGCTGGAAAAGAGCCGGACCATCGCGGGGCGTTTGATGAGGCCGCCCTGGTGATACCAACGCCCGTCGGCAGCGATGCGCATTTCGCTGTCGCCGCAATGGTCGGGGTTCCACTGGTCGACAGGCGGCGGGCCGCCGCCGGTTTCGAGCTCTTTTGCAAACGCGGCGAGCGAGGGGGCATCGAGGCGGGGCTGTTTCTTGGTTTCCGGCATGATCTCTTCATAGAGACCAACTCGTCCCTAGGGCCATGGTTGCCTCGCAATCGCCAAGGCCCTAGTCGGAGGCAATGGAAAAATGCGCCCTTGTCACCGGATCGCGCCACCGTGTCGGTGCCGCCATCGCCAGACACCTGGCGGATGCGGGCTGGCGCGTGTTCGCGCATGTGCGCCGCGGCGAGGATGACGTGCCGGAAGGGTGCGAGCGGGTGGTCGCGGACCTCGAGGCGCCCGATTGCGCCGCGCGCCTGTTCGACCAGATCGGCGATGTTCAGGTGGGGCTGCTCGTCAACAATGCCAGCCTGTTCGAGCCTGATGATTTGGGTACGCCGGATGTCGATGCCTTCGATCGGCAGATGCGGGTCAATGCTCGCGCGCCCATGCTGCTCACCAGCGCCTTTGCCGCGCGGCATGTGGGCGGGGGCGATGCACTGATCGTCAATATCTCCGACGCCAAGCTGGCGGCGCCCAATCCCGATTATCTTAGCTATACGCTCAGCAAGGGCGCGCTCTCGACACTGACGGAGACGAGTGCGCGGGCGCTGGCTCACGAGGGGATTCGGGTCAATGCGGTCGCCCCTGCGGTCATGTTGCCCTCCGGGCCCATGAGTAATGAAGACTTCGCGGAGGTGCACGATTTCAACCCGCTGCGTCGCGGGGTGGGGGTGGACGACCTTCTGGCTGCGCTCGACAGCCTCATCGCCAACCCTGTCCTCACCGGGCAGACCCTATTGTTGGACGCCGGCCAGCGCTTCATGGCGCTGGATCGCGACGTCGCTTTCTTGAAGGATGAAGAATGACCGAGCCGATCGAAGGCCTCGTCGCCCACCGACCCAAGACGGTTCGCCTGTTTCTCGATTCGCTCGAGGTGCAGATCGATATCGGCTTCCATGACTATGAGATCGGCAAGCCGCAACGCCTGTTGGTGTCTGTGGAAGTGTGGATCGACCCGGCGCGGATGCCCGCGCGG contains:
- a CDS encoding CoA pyrophosphatase gives rise to the protein MPLYDRLRAALDRPTGRALLHGDLDPDETPDATPAAVLVPITYRHVDTVPGPGFILTKRNANMRNHAGQVSFPGGRIDSGETAVEAALREAEEEIALPRDKVKLVGAMDPYVTGTGFHVLPVIGLVEPDLPLVANEAEVDHWFEVPMGHLLDPKHHREEEVLYKGRQRRYWRIDYQDYDIWGATAAMIVNLSRRLNT
- a CDS encoding DUF1285 domain-containing protein; amino-acid sequence: MPETKKQPRLDAPSLAAFAKELETGGGPPPVDQWNPDHCGDSEMRIAADGRWYHQGGLIKRPAMVRLFSSVLRREEDGGYVLVTPVEKLSIEVEHLPFRAVVMKHEGKGKKRRIGFELNTGEALIANADHPIRMVKGERGPSPRLLVRGRLEAEIERPLYYELAEIAIQEGADPPGIWSDGTFFAFD
- a CDS encoding SDR family NAD(P)-dependent oxidoreductase yields the protein MEKCALVTGSRHRVGAAIARHLADAGWRVFAHVRRGEDDVPEGCERVVADLEAPDCAARLFDQIGDVQVGLLVNNASLFEPDDLGTPDVDAFDRQMRVNARAPMLLTSAFAARHVGGGDALIVNISDAKLAAPNPDYLSYTLSKGALSTLTETSARALAHEGIRVNAVAPAVMLPSGPMSNEDFAEVHDFNPLRRGVGVDDLLAALDSLIANPVLTGQTLLLDAGQRFMALDRDVAFLKDEE